Within the Acidobacteriota bacterium genome, the region GCGCCGGAGTGGCGCCCAGCGCCAGGGCGCCCTCGCGGTAGCTGGACGGCAGCGCGCGCAGCGCCTCTTCGGAGGCGCGCATCATGACCGGCAGCAGCACCAGCGCCAGCGCCACCGCACCCGCCAGCCCCGAGAAGCGGTGCATGGGCACCACGAGCAGCAGATAGACGAACAGTCCGGTAACGATGGTGGGGATGCCGGTGAGCGTGTCGGCGGCAAAGCGCACTGCAGGCGCCAGCCGTTCCCTTCCCCGCTCGACGCAATAGACCGCCGCGGCCAGGCCCAGCGGCAAGCCGATGAGCATGGCGATGGCGAGCATCTCGATGGTGCCCAGGATGGCGTTGCCCATGCCGCCGCCGTTCTGGCCCGGCGGAGCCGGCAGATGGGTGAGAAACTGCCAGCTCAGCGCACCCACGCCTTGCCGTAACACGTAATAGAGCACCAGCGCGAGCGGCGCGAGCACGATCGCGGTCGCGACCGCGCACAGGGCGAGGCCGGCTACGTTCGATCCGCGGCGCCAGGCGTGTCTCATGCGGCCTGCACTTGTCCGCGCGCCAGGCGGACCATCAAGCCGCGCGCGACGAGATTAATGATGAGCGTCAGTGCGAACAGCACCAGCGCCAGTTCGGTCAGCGAAGAAATATAAAGAGGCGAAGTGGCTTCGGTGAACTCGTTGGCGATGACGCTGGCAAGACTGTAACCGGGAGCCAGCAGCGACCCGCTCGCGGCCGGATTGTTGCCGATCAGCATGGCCACCGCCATCGTCTCCCCCAGCGCCCGCCCGATGGCCAGCAGGACGCCGGCGGCCAGCCCGGAGCGGGCTGCCGGTACAAGAATGCCGGTGATCAACTCCCAGCGCGTCGCTCCCAGCGCATAGCCCGCCTCGCGCTGCGCCCGCGGCACTGCCTGCAGCGCATCGCGCCCGAGCAACACCACGAAGGGCAGGATCATAATCGCCAGCACCAACCCCGCGGCGAGATAGCCGACGCCGTAGGGGGCTCCCTGCAGCAGCTCCAGGCCGCCCGCATGGGCGCTCAGCCAGGGTTCGGCGGATTGTTGCAGCCAGGGGACCAGCACGAATAGGCCCCACAGTCCATAAACCACACTCGGGACCACGGCCAGCAGTTCGACGAGATAGCCCAAAGGTCCCCGTAACCACGCCGGCGCCAGCTCGGCAAGAAAAATAGCCACACCGATTCCCAGCGGCGCCGCCAGTAGGATGGCGATGGCGGTGGTGAACAGCGTGCCGAAGATAAACGGCCAAGCACCGAAGTGCTGAAACACCGGGTCCCAGGCGCTGCTGAACAGAAAATGCCAGCCGAAAGCGTGGCGGGAGGCGAGCGAGTCGCGATACAACTGAATACCGAGCGCAATCAGAAGCGCGGGAAGCGCCAGCGCCAGTACGCGCAAGCTCCACGTGAAGGAGGCCTGCCGCAGGCGGCCCGAAGGGG harbors:
- the pstC gene encoding phosphate ABC transporter permease subunit PstC; the encoded protein is MRQASFTWSLRVLALALPALLIALGIQLYRDSLASRHAFGWHFLFSSAWDPVFQHFGAWPFIFGTLFTTAIAILLAAPLGIGVAIFLAELAPAWLRGPLGYLVELLAVVPSVVYGLWGLFVLVPWLQQSAEPWLSAHAGGLELLQGAPYGVGYLAAGLVLAIMILPFVVLLGRDALQAVPRAQREAGYALGATRWELITGILVPAARSGLAAGVLLAIGRALGETMAVAMLIGNNPAASGSLLAPGYSLASVIANEFTEATSPLYISSLTELALVLFALTLIINLVARGLMVRLARGQVQAA
- the pstA gene encoding phosphate ABC transporter permease PstA, whose product is MRHAWRRGSNVAGLALCAVATAIVLAPLALVLYYVLRQGVGALSWQFLTHLPAPPGQNGGGMGNAILGTIEMLAIAMLIGLPLGLAAAVYCVERGRERLAPAVRFAADTLTGIPTIVTGLFVYLLLVVPMHRFSGLAGAVALALVLLPVMMRASEEALRALPSSYREGALALGATPAQAWRRVLLPAARSGLVGAALTAVARTAGETAPLLLTALNNSHWNLRPDQPMASLTVQIFNYAISPYDGWHRQAWAAALTLIVLIVSLSLCARWWGSRQEVA